One genomic region from Lycorma delicatula isolate Av1 chromosome 9, ASM4794821v1, whole genome shotgun sequence encodes:
- the LOC142330069 gene encoding uncharacterized protein LOC142330069 isoform X7, whose product MKEIKSQKGCINKVYQDMEKTNLLVIIFCVFGGYSRPAEHNTKLQPTTTQKLDGEHNYNTKEINTNQKINDNSIKKGTTANKLISNSSTEDVTFVPNNNKYYNKSNNPTFTKIDDSITTTPATVSNSDKNVNNSDNNNNPTFTKIDDSITTTPATVSNSDKNVNNSNNNNNPTFTKIDDSITTKGKTNEGKKIEIQIKKSKIRKFNQH is encoded by the coding sequence gttgtattaataaagtttatcaaGATATGGAAAAAACCAATTTGTTAGTAAtcattttctgtgtatttggtggGTACAGTAGACCAGCAGAACATAATACTAAATTACAACCAACTACCACTCAAAAACTTGATGGTGAACATaactataatacaaaagaaattaacacaaatcaaaaaatcaatgataatagtattaaaaaaggtACCACAGcaaataaactgatttctaaTAGTTCAACTGAAGATGTAACTTTTgtgcctaataataataaatattataacaaaagcaACAACCCTACATTTACAAAGATAGATGATAGCATAACTACTACACCAgcaactgtaagtaattctgacAAAAATGTTAACAACAGCGACAATAACAACAACCCTACATTTACAAAGATAGATGATAGTATAACTACTACACCAgcaactgtaagtaattctgacaaaaatgttaacaacagcaacaataacaacaacCCTACATTTACAAAGATAGATGATAGTATAACTACTAAAGGAAAAACtaatgaaggaaaaaaaattgaaatccaaATCAAAAAaag